In Centropristis striata isolate RG_2023a ecotype Rhode Island chromosome 1, C.striata_1.0, whole genome shotgun sequence, one DNA window encodes the following:
- the psmd12 gene encoding 26S proteasome non-ATPase regulatory subunit 12, with amino-acid sequence MSEERSERSDGKIVKMEIDYSSTVDTRLPECEKMAKEGKLQEAIESLLSLEKQTRTASDMVSTSRILVAVVQMCYEAKDWDALNENIMLLTKRRSQLKQAVAKMVQECYKYVDAVTDQTIKLRLIDTLRTVTAGKIYVEIERARLTKTLATIKEQSGEVKEAASILQELQVETYGSMEKKEKVEFILEQMRLCIAVKDYIRTQIISKKINTKFFQEEGTEESKLKYYNLMIQVDQHEGSYLSICKHYRAIYDTPCILEDSSKWQQALKSVVLYVILSPYDNEQSDLVHRISADKKLEEIPKYKDLLKQFTTMELMRWASLVEDYGKELREGSPDSPATDVFSYSEEAEKRWKDLKNRVVEHNIRIMAKYYTRITMKRMAGLLDLSIDESEEFLSSLVVNKTIYAKVDRLAGIINFQRPKDPNDLLNDWSHKLNSLMSLVNKTTHLIAKEEMIHNLQ; translated from the exons ATGTCTGAGGAACGGTCTGAAAGATCCGATGGGAAGATCGTGAAAATGGAGATCGACTACAGTTCAACTGTAGACACACGTCTCCCGGAATGCGAAAAAATGGCTAAA GAGGGGAAGCTGCAGGAGGCCATTGAGAGCTTGTTGTCATTGGAGAAGCAAACCAGAACG GCATCAGACATGGTGTCCACCTCCAGAATCCTTGTGGCTGTGGTCCAGATGTGTTATGAAGCCAAGGACTGGGATGCGCTGAATGAAAACATCATGTTGCTCACCAAAAGGAGGAGTCAGCTGAAACAG GCTGTTGCCAAGATGGTGCAGGAATGTTACAAGTATGTGGATGCTGTGACCGATCAGACTATCAAGCTAAGACTCATCGACACACTTCGCACCGTGACTGCTGGAAAG ATCTATGTAGAGATTGAGCGTGCCAGGCTGACGAAGACCTTGGCCACTATCAAGGAGCAGAGCGGAGAGGTCAAAGAGGCAGCTTCCATTCTTCAGGAGCTGCAA GTGGAGACATATGGCTCCatggagaaaaaagagaaggtgGAGTTTATCTTGGAACAGATGAGACTTTGCATTGCTGTCAAGGATTACATTCGCACCCAGATCATCAGCAAGAAGATAAACACCAAATTCTTCCAAGAGGAGGGGACCGAG GAGTCCAAGCTGAAGTACTACAACTTGATGATTCAGGTGGACCAGCACGAGGGCTCCTACCTGTCTATCTGCAAACACTACCGGGCCATCTATGACACCCCCTGCATCTTGGAGGACAGCAGCAAGTGGCAACAG GCCCTGAAGAGTGTGGTGCTGTACGTGATCCTTTCTCCCTATGACAACGAGCAGTCAGACCTCGTACACAGAATCAGTGCGGACAAGAAACTGGAAGAGATCCCTAAATACAA GGACCTGCTGAAACAGTTCACCACGATGGAGCTGATGCGTTGGGCCTCCCTGGTGGAGGATTATGGGAAGGAGCTGAGAGAGGGCTCACCTGACAGCCCCGCTACAGATGTCTTCTCTTATTCAGAAGAGGCGGAGAAAAGGTGGAAGGACCTGAAGAACAGAGTGGTGGAGCAC AACATTAGAATAATGGCCAAATATTACACCCGAATCACAATGAAGAGGATGGCTGGACTCCTTGACCTCTCTATTGAC GAATCCGAGGAGTTTCTCTCCAGCCTTGTTGTAAACAAGACCATCTATGCCAAGGTCGACCGGCTGGCTGGCATCATCAACTTCCAGAGGCCGAAAGACCCCAACGACCTGCTCAACGACTGGTCGCACAAACTCAACTCTCTCATGTCTCTGGTCAACAAAACCACACATCTCATCGCCAAGGAGGAGATGATCCACAACCTGCAGTGA